The DNA sequence AACGATCAGGAAGGAATTGTGCTGCCTGCTGTTTTCTCGGAGAAGGACGGCGATTTGGGAACCGTCTGGTGATCGGATCAGGCCGGGCTCGCAAAGGTGAGCGGTCGGATGCTCGGCGATGACCACCGGTTCACTCCACTTCAGGCCGCCGTCGGTGGAAAGGGTTTTGAAGACCTGGAAGGGTTTGCGCTGACCGTCTCCTCGAAGGAACCGGCCGTCGTCGTGAAAAAGGGCCATGTAACTGCCGTCCTTCAGGCGTTCAACCGACGACATGGCGACAATGCCCCCGAAGTCACCGATCGGCTCAAGCGGTGTCCAGTTCCGGCCGTCGTCTTCGCTGACCGCCATCCGAATGGGATAGAGTCCAGAGAAGAGGATCAGCCGTTTGGTTCCTTCATCATCGATCACGCGGTGAATCGTGGGAGTTTCCTGAGAGGTTGTCCAGTTCTCGGGGACCGGCAGGCGATCCGACCAGGATCGGCCCCCATCCTCGCTCCGTTTCATGACGATCGGTCCTCGACCGTGTCCTTTGGGGTAGACGATGATCATCGTCTGGCCGTCTTCGAGCAGGACGGTCGTCGGATGGCCGAGGTACTGACCCGGTTCACGGTCCACGACCACCTGGCGGTCCGATTGGTCGGCCAAATCGATCAGCGGAATGTCGTAACCGGGAGCCACGTCCGAGAGTTCTTCGCCTCGGGTTGCGGTCATCATGGTCAGCGTAATGAGGGCGATGGGCAGGAAAGGCGGAACAATCCGATCACGCATGACCAAGTTCTCCAGTAGTTCGGGGATGGTGTGGAGGTTGATCGTAGCGTCAGATGCGCGGTGATCGCTACCGGTTTGCCTCTCGGTTCGTGCTATAAAGTTCGAGAGAGAGGCCCCCCGTTGTTCCTCCAGGAGATCGAGGATTCATGCCAGGTTTCGAAAAACGCATCCTCGGACTCAAGAAGCCGACCGTCCTGACCACGGCTCAACTCAACACGCCGATCGGTCCGATGCTCGCCGGTCTCACGGACGAAGGGCTCGCGCTGCTCGAATTTACCGACCCCGAGCGGTTAACGGCACAGCTTCTGGCCACGAAGCGGTGGCTGGGTTGTACTGTCGAGGACGGTACTCATCTGCTCCTTGAGCAGCTTGCGACCGAACTGGACGAATATTTTGAGGGACGTCGTGAAGCATTTACGATCCCCCTGGTGCTTGCCGGTACTTCATTCGAACGAGACGCCTGGGGAGCATTGCAAGCGATTCCGTACGGCGAAACACGATCGTACGCCGAGCAAGCACGATCGATTGGTCGAGCGAAGGCCGTTCGCGCGGTGGGACGAGCGAACGGCCGGAATCGATTGGCGATTGTAGTCCCTTGCCACCGCGTGATTGCGTCAGGAGGCCGGCTGTGTGGTTACAGTGGAGGCCTTTGGCGCAAGCAATACTTGATTGAACTGGAATCGCATCACGCGCCGGGAGACGCTGCCCAGGCCGCCGCCTGCTGCTCGTAGGAAGTGATCTTGGCGTCGTGCTGCAGGGTCTCGCCGATGGCGTCGAGTCCGAGAAGCAAGCGATGACGGTCTCCCTCGGAAACGTCAAATGAGATCGCTGCGGGCTCTCCCTCCTTTGACGGGTGAAGATGGATTGTCCCAGCCTTCAGATCGATCGTTGCTTCGAGATCAGGATCTGATCGAGACAGATCGGCAATTGCTTTCCAATCGGCCTCGGGTAGTTCGATGGGCAGAAGACCATTATTGTAGGCGTTCCCCTCGAAAATATCGGCGAACCCCTCCCCTTTGATCGGGGCGATCAGGGCACGATAGCCGGCTTGCTGGACGGCCCAGACCGCATGTTCTCGGCTCGATCCGCAGCCGAAGTTTCGGCCGACGACGAGGATGGTCGCTCCCTTGGCCTCGGTCCGGTTGAGCGGGAAGTCGTCGGCAAGTGGGCCGTGCCGCTCGGGGGCGTCAGGCTCTGGAGCACCGCCGGGCACGTATTTCTTGTCGGCAAAGAGCAGGGGGCCGTACCCGGTTCGCTCAACCCGCTTCAGGTAGCGGGCCGGGATGATCAGGTCGGTGTTGACGTCGCTCCAGTCGAGCAGGGCGACCTTGCCGAGGTGGGTGGTGAAGGCGTCCATGTGCGTCAGTTTCCCCCGTTCAGGAGCGTACGAACATCGGTGAAATGGCCCGCGACGGCGGCGGCGGCGGCCATGGCGGGGCTGACGAGATGGGTACGGCCTCCGGGCCCCTGACGGCCTTCGAAGTTTCGGTTCGAGGTGCTGGCGGATCGCTGCCCGGGGGTGAGCTTGTCCGGATTCATCGCCAGGCACATCGAGCAGCCGGACATTCGCCACTCGGCCCCGGCCTCGGTGAAGATGCGGCCGAGCCCTTCGGCCTCGGCCTGGGCGCGGACGGCCTCGCTGCCGGGTACGACCATGGCCCGAACACTCGGACACACCTTGCGCCCCTGGAGCACGGCGGCGGCCGAGCGGAGGTCTTCGATGCGTCCGTTCGTACAGGAGCCGATGAAGACGACGTCGACCGGGATCTCGTTGATCGGCGTCCCGGGCTTCAGGCCCATGTAGGCAAGGGCTCGCTCGGCATCCTCGCGAGAGGCGAAGGGAACGTCGTTTGGGTCGGGGATCACGCCGGTCACATCGACGGTCATCCCAGGATTCGTTCCCCAGGTCACCTGAGGGACGAGCGAGGAGGCGTCGATAGTCAGGTGCTTGTCGAACGCCGAAGGGTCGTCGGTTCGGATGGCCTGCCAGTCCTTGACAGCGGCGTCGAACGCTGCTCCCTTGGGGGCAAAGGGGCGGTCTTCCCGTGAGAGGAAGGCAAAGGTGGTGTCGTCGGGCCCGATCATCCCGGCACGGGCTCCGGCCTCGATCGACATGTTGCAAATGGTCATACGGCCTTCCATCGAGAGGGCTTCGATGGCCGGGCCATAGTATTCGAAGACGGTCCCGGTACCGCCACCGGTACCGATGGCCCGGATGATCGCCAGGATGATGTCCTTCGGTTCCAGGCCGGGAGCGAGCCGCCCGGTGACCTCGATGCCGTACGACTTCGGCCGGAGCCCTTGCCAGAGCGTCTGGGTGGCCAGGACGTGCTCGACCTCGCTGGTGCCGATGCCGAAGGCGAGCGCGCCGAAGGCGCCGTGGGTGCTGGTATGACTATCGCCGCAGACGATCGTCAGGCCCGGGAGTGTGATGCCCAGTTCGGGGCCGACGACGTGAACAATCCCCTGGTGGCCGCTGCCGACGTCGTACAGGCGGACGCCGAATTCGCGGCAGTTAGCGCGAAGGGCCTCAACCTGTCGGCGAGAAAGCGCGTCCTTGATGTTGAGCTGGTCGTCGGTCGGAATATTGTGGTCGGGGGTCGCGAAGGTCAGGTCGGGCCGACGAACCTTCCGGCCCGTGAGGCGGAGCCCCTCGAACGCCTGAGGGCTTGTGACCTCGTGAACGAGGTGCCGGTCAATGTAAAGCAAGGTCGCGTCCTCGGTCGAGGTCACGACGTGGCGGTTCCAGACCTTCTCGAACAGCGTCGCGGGCATCGGGCGGGTCTCGATCGTTCAGGCTCGCTGGGGATCAATCACGGGGATAGGCCGACAGACGAAACGCAGAGCAACGGTTATCATACCGGATTGGTCCGCGGGATACATCTAGCAGAAATCGCAGGGCACGACAGGGTTCGCGCAAAAACACGCCGGGACTGCCATCAAGGAAGTCCCGGCGTGGAATTCAGCAGAGATTCAGCGGAACTGGATCAGGCGAATCTTCAGAACTGATCGGCGCTGATGACCTCACCACCTCGACGGGTCGAGAGGGCCTGATAGACACCCGGGACAGCCGTGCCCTGGGTGTAATATCCCCAGCCACCGCAAGTCTGGTACTGGTGGCCAATCGGCAAACCGTCAGTCCCGAGCTGCCAGGTATTGATTGTGTCCTTGAGGAAACGAACCGAGCCGTCGACGAACGCGAAGTTGGCACCGCCAGGATGATAGCTGGAGGCCGCAGTCACGCTGTGCCAGCTATGGGGGGTCTTACCACGACCAGCCTTGTTGATCGGGGCGGTCGTGTCGAAGAAGGCATCTTCCATCCAGCCGGAGTGCCACCAACGATTCCAGTATTTGCGGGAGTCGGGCCAGAGTTCACCGAACGCAGCTTCACTGAACAGGAAGGTGTTGCTGGTGCCGTCTCGCACTTCGGCAAGCTTGACCGAGCTACCGTCATAGATCGTGCCGGTCGCCGTTCGGGTCACGGTCGCATAGCAGGGATCGAGGGTGTTGTAGCGGAAGTCGGTCATCCAGAATGTGCCGCGGTTGCCCACATAGCTTCGAGCAGCCTGGGTAAAGCCAGGAGGCTGGAAGTCGTACCAGGGGTGCAACGGATTAAGTTCGGAGACTTCCGGGTCGCTTGGGCACCAAAGAACCGAAAGGTTCGTTGCCGCGGCCGTGACATTCGCACCGTCTCTCATGGAGAGATCGAAATTATACGCTTCGAAGAGTGAGCCGGCCTCGACGAAGTGAAGCATGAAGGCGAAGCTATTTACGCCGGTGTACCAACGGTTCCCGCCGCCGGCCCATCGCTGATTCAAATTGCCGGGCGGAAGGCTCCCATAGGTGCTTTCGTAATTGTTCGCTGCAAGGGCCAGTTGCTTCAGGTTATTAATACACTGGCTGCGACGGGCGGCCTCTCGGGCCGATTGCACAGCCGGCAAGAGCAGGGCGATCAGGACACCGATGATGGCAATGACGACGAGAAGTTCGATGAGTGTAAAGCCGGATCGTCTGGTCCGGTTGCGGACAGCAGGATTCATGGTTTCCTCTCGGGGAATCTTGGGCGGAGGATGGGAAGTGATCTTCGAGGCAGGAAAACTGACGGTCAATTTCGGTCTGCGAATTACTTTTGACTGTAATCAACCTTGAGTTCTGCTTTCTCTTCAGCTGTCGGAACAGGGGGCTCACCGTTCACCGGAGCCCGCCCTGAATTGGAACCGCAGCCGGGAAGCAGAAACGCCAAGAGAAGCATGCTCGTCGTGGTTGCCATTACCAGCATCTTTCGGAACATCGTCGCTCACTCGCTGGCCTGAGAAAAACCTGGAGGCGGGTGACCCCGAGGAGGGATAACCGTCAACGTGCCCAGGCAAGTCTCGAGGATGGAGACTTGGATTACCAATTTATCTCGGGTCTGACTAAATTACCATGTTCAAGCCAGAATCGTGTGTGCAAACTGCGAAGATTTGTTGAAGAAGATCGCGCAAGCTGGGCAACGCATCGACAGCCTTCGTTTCGCTGGTTTTAGGAATTCGTTCCGGATCCGATTCCTAGAGTGACAACGCTTCCCATCGGTTCCTCGAGCCGGTGACGAATCGAACCCAGAGTTCGAGGAAGGCCTCACTGACGAGGCTGCTTGAAGCAGCGAATCGTGACGGGGAGGCCCGGAAACCCTCAGTTCTGATTCGGATCGGCGCCGAGCTGATCGAGCGGTGAATCATCGCCAAGTTTCAGCGGTTCGTCTGGCTCGGCGGCGATCGGCGCAGGATCGTTGCCGCCACATCCCGAGATGAGCATCATGGGCGTGAGCAGGGCCAGCAGGAGGGTCGAGCTTCTGAGAAGGGAATTCATGGCGTTGTGGCTCTCTCTTGAACGGGGAGACCTCAAACGATCAATGTGAAGAGGAGAGGAACGATCCTCATCGATCGGGACTTTGAAGGAATCGAGATCATGATTCCATCGAAGTGGGAAGGATCGGAAAGGTTGCGGGGGCCAGTTGTTCAGAAGGTTGATCCCCTGAAGACGATGCTGCCATTCGGTCGGCATGATAGCTTGAGCGCACGAACGGACCACTGGCAACATCCAGGAAGCCGAGGGAACGGGCAATCTGGCCCAGTTCGTCGAATTCTTCGGGGGGGAGGTAACGCTCGACCGGAAGGTGTTTCGGCGAAGGGCGAAGGTATTGACCGATCGTTAGCAGGTCACAACCAACATCGCGGAGGTCGCTCATTGTTTCGATGACCTCCTCGGTTGTTTCGCCGAGGCCCAGCATCAGGCCGCTCTTGGTCAAAAGATCGGGCCGGGCGTGCTTGGCATGGTTCAACACGGCGAGGCTGACGGCGTACTGGCTTTTCCGGCGTACGTAACGCTGCAACCGAGCCACGGTTTCGAGGTTGTGGTTGAAGACCTCGGGAGATGCCGACAGGACGATGTCGATGGCTGTGGTATCACCATCAAAGTCCGGGGTCAGAACCTCGACGACGGCTCCGGTGCGTTCTCGGACAGCAAGAATGCAACGGCGGAAGTGCTCGGCACCGCCGTCGGGCAGATCGTCTCGGGTGACGGAGGTGATGACCACGTGCCTCAGGCCGAGCCGCGCGCAGGCTTCGGCCAGGCGATCGGGCTCATCACTTGCGGGGGCGTCGGGCTTGCCTCGGGGAACCGAGCAGAAGCCACAAGGTCGCGTGCAAACCTCGCCGAGGATCATGAACGAGGCGGTCTTGCGCGTCCAGCACTCGGAGCGGTTCGGACACTTTCCCGACTCGCAAATCGTTTCGAGGCCGAGTTCCTCGATCAATTGAGCCGTTGGTCCCATTCCGCCGGAGGCAGGCAAGGGTCGTTTGAGCCAGGAGGGAAGCCGTCGATGCGGCACCTCCGCTACGGCTCGACCGTCGGGTCCAACGATCGGCAAGGAGGGTATTGAGGTGGGAACAGCATTCTTATCCGAGGCTTTGAGCGTAGGCATGCAATCGGGCCTTGCGGCGGACCATCGGGTGATCGGTGTAGATGTGATGCCGGCTGAGCCCGAAGGTCTTCTCCAGGTGCCGGATCAACGATTCCCGGACCTTTGGCATCGGGGCAGGACGCTGTCGCTGGGCTTCCAGCGAGGTCAGTCGAAGCGAGCGACCCTCAAGACCAGGCTCGTCGAGAATCTGGAATGGTTCCAGATACGGGCCAACGTTGAGCGTCAATCCATGATAGGCGATCCAGCGCTTCACGGCCACGCCGACCGACGCGACCCGAGCGTTGCCGATAAAGACACCGGGCAGGGGAGATCGGGCTGAACCCTTCAGGTCGAATTCGGCCAGTAAATCAATGATCGCCCGGTGAAGTCCATCGATGTAGGTTCGGAGGTCCAGACCCGCTCGGGAGAGATCCAGCGTCAGGTAGGCATTGAGCTGACCGGGAAGGTGGAGGCTGGTGCCCCCGCCGCGGTTGACCCATCGCACACCAATCCCAAGTCGTTTCAGTTCCTCGTCGTCGGCCACGATGTGCGCCCGGCTTCCCGAGCGGCCAATGCTGATCGTGGGAGGATGCTCACAGAGCACCAGGGCTCCGGCGGCCTCCGATTCTCCCAGATCGTAAACAAGACGTTGCTGGAGCAGTTGGGCCTCATCAAAATCGATAAGTCCCAGGAGATACACCTCAAACGAAGGGGGAAGATCGGTCGACATTTCCGGTCGTTAACCCCCCTTTAGCATTGGTCCGAGAGAACGATGTGTTGGCGAGATCAATTGAGCATTGTCGGTCTGGTGAACGCTCGGTTGAGCGCTCGATTGACCAACATTACGGCTAACTGTACACCTCCACCTCCGGCTGCGGCAAGGGCGATCGACGGGGGGCGAGACCTAGGTTTCGACGGCTCAGAACCCGGGGTCCTGATGTGTGCTGGACTTGCGCAATTGGGCAAACCGAATCCCGAGCCGGGAACCATTTGTTGGGTTTGGGTCAAACCGGCCCGGCTGATCATGCAAAGGCAGGGAGAGGGCATCGTCTCGTCTTCCCTGATAGAATTGTAGGTCAGCCCCGACGTTGACACTCGGGGTAACGGAGGACCGTCGACGGATGGAGACGGTTCGGACTGGCCCCAGATCGAGCAGAGCAGGCGATTGGCATCTACATGGGCGAGCACTCTTTCCCAAACGCTGTGAACCCGATGGTTGGCGTCGTCATGGGCAGTACGTCCGACTGGGAAACGATGCGTCATGCATCGGAACTCCTCACCAGTCTGGAGGTTCCTCATGAGGTGCGCGTTGTCTCGGCCCATCGAACCCCCGATCGCCTGGTCACTTATGGTCGGGAAGCGGAGGGGAGGGGACTCCAGGTGATCATCGCTGGAGCCGGAGGCGCGGCCCATTTGCCGGGAATGCTGGCGGCGGTATCGGAATTGCCTGTGCTTGGCGTGCCGGTCGAGTCGAAGACGCTTCAGGGGGTCGATTCGCTTTTGTCGATTGTCCAGATGCCTCGAGGGATTCCCGTCGGCACCCTGGCCATCGGTGCGGCCGGCGCCGCGAATGCGGCACTGCTTGCCGCCGCGATCCTCGCGAGGCAACATCCCGCGATCCGAGCGGCCCTGACCGCATTTCGAGCCTCGCAAACCGAGTCGGTCCCGGAGTCTCCGGTATGAGTTCTCGTGCTGGAACCGAGATTCTTTTGCCACCCACGGCGTTGGGTGTCGTCGGTGGAGGCCAGCTCGGCCGGATGTTTATCCAGGCCGCGCAACGCATGGGTTACCGCACCGTCGTGCTGACTGACGAACCCGACAGTCCGGCTGCTCAGGTCGCGCACGAAGTGGTCAGGGGCAAGGACGACGACCTCCGGACGCTTCAGCGTTTCATCACTCGGGTTGAGGCGATCACCGTCGAGTTTGAGAATGTTTCCAGCGCGGCCCTTCGGTGGCTTGCCGCGAGGATTCCGACCCGGCCCGACTGGCGAGCGGTTCGTATCAGCCAGAATCGCTTGCGGGAAAAAACGTTTCTCTCACAGCATGGCCTGCCAACAGCTCCCTGGAAGCCGGTCCGTTCCGAAGACGAACTGGCAAATGCCTTGGCTGAAGTCGGGCCTTCGATGATTCTCAAAACGGCATCTTCAGGGTATGACGGCAAGGGGCAGGTTCGAATCGAGCAGCCTGGCGAGGCGATCGCTGCCTGGGAGTCGCTCGGCCGGGTTCCCTGTGTGGCCGAGGGAGTCGTCAGCTTCATGGCCGAGATTTCCGTAATCGTTACCAGGGGGCAGGATGGTCAGATCGAGACCTTTCCCGTTGGTATGAACCGCCATGAGCGGCACATTCTTGATTCGACGATCATGCCGGCTCCAGTCGGGCCGATCGTCTCGCAAGAAGCCCGAGACATGGCCGGGACGATTGCCGAGGCAATGGGCTACGTTGGGGTCCTCTGTGCTGAGTTTTTCCTGGCACGCGAGGGGACGCTGAGGGTTAACGAGATCGCCCCTCGTCCGCACAACTCCGGTCACCTCACGATCGAGGCGGCGACGACCAGTCAGTTCGAGCAGCAGGTCCGGGCGCTTTGCGGATTACCCATCGGGCCAACCACGCTGCGCTCGCCCGCGGCAATGGTCAATCTGCTTGGAGACCTCTGGGAAGGGGGTTCGCCCGACTGGTCGAACACTCTGAAAACCGACCCGTCGGCCTCACTGCATCTCTACGGCAAAGGGGCGGCGCCGATTGGCCGCAAGATGGGCCATTTAACGACCCTCGACCCCGATCCGGAGGCGGCCCTTGCCCGAGCCCTGGCTGCTCGACACTCCTCCAGAGTTGGACAATAGCCGATCTGATTGCTGGACATGATCACGCGGGAGCTTTACGGCTCCTCAATGGAAGAGACTTCCCGATCCGATCGCCGCACCGTGATGGAATGATGCGTCTTGCCGATCCCTGGTGCTTGATCTTGCTTCTGTTCGTGGCCATGCCCTGGGTCGCGGAGCGAGTTCGGCCACGTATGCAGTGGTCATCGCTGAGAATTATTCCTCCACGATCCTGGAGGTCGGGTGGTTCGGGCTGGCTCAGACAGGTTTGCTTGACTTTCAGGGCGATGGCAATCGCCTGTCTGGTCGTGGCAATTGCGAGGCCTCAGACGGTGGCCGGTCGGACGATTCTCGCCGGCCGAGGGGTGTCCATTCTGCTCGCGGTCGATCAGAGCCTGACCATGACGGCCGAGGATGTTCCGAGCGGCGATGGGACCTTCATCACCCGGCTCGAAGCCGCCCGGAGAACGATTGATCGCTTCATTATGGGACGGCCCGATGACCTGATCGGGCTGGTCGGTTTCGGTACCTACCCGGATCTGATCTGTCCCCCAACCCTTGATCATGATGTGCTTCGAGCACTCCTGGCCACGCTTGGCCCGGCTCGCCCTGGTGAGAACGCCACGAATATCGGCGATGCAATTGCCTGGTCGCTCCAGTCGGTTCTTGAGACGGAGCCGTCCGAACGAGTCATTGTGCTTTTGACGGATGGTCAGAATGAGCCCGACGTCGCGGCAACACCCGACTGGCTCGACCCTGACGAGGCCGCCACGCTGGTCCGGCGACTTGGCGCCCGACTCTACACCATCGGGGTTGGGGCTCCTGGAGGAATGGTCCGCGTCGACGTGCCCGGTACAGGGATTTCGTACCCTGAGCAACTTCAGGAGGGGTATGATCCCATCGCACTCGACCGTTGGGCCGAACTTGGAGATGGAGAGGCGTTCTCTGCCGAGAGTGCCGAGATGCTCGAACAGGTGTTCGAACGCATCAACACCCTGGAACAACGGCCCTTCACCGGAGAAATCCTGACCCGATATCGCGAGGAGTATCCGCCCTGGGTCGCCGCCGCACTGGTGCTGCTTGCGCTGGATCGCGTTGCTTCCGCAACCCGAGCCCGACGACTTCCCTGAACTCGACGAGCGCACCAGCCGCCTGCCAGTTTCCTGAAGGCTTTCTTGGTCAGAGCCCAGAACGATTGGACATGCTTGATTTGAGATCACCGATGATTCGCGTTTCGACACCAACGTTCGATG is a window from the Tautonia rosea genome containing:
- a CDS encoding sialidase family protein yields the protein MRDRIVPPFLPIALITLTMMTATRGEELSDVAPGYDIPLIDLADQSDRQVVVDREPGQYLGHPTTVLLEDGQTMIIVYPKGHGRGPIVMKRSEDGGRSWSDRLPVPENWTTSQETPTIHRVIDDEGTKRLILFSGLYPIRMAVSEDDGRNWTPLEPIGDFGGIVAMSSVERLKDGSYMALFHDDGRFLRGDGQRKPFQVFKTLSTDGGLKWSEPVVIAEHPTAHLCEPGLIRSPDGSQIAVLLRENSRQHNSFLIVSDDEGATWSKPRELPGALTGDRHVGKYAPDGRLFLSFRDTTRESPTQGDWVGWVGTYEDIVEGREGQYRVRLMKNHRAADCAYPGVEVLPDGTIVTTTYGHWTEGEAPYIVSVRFSLDELDAMHN
- a CDS encoding methylated-DNA--[protein]-cysteine S-methyltransferase; the protein is MPGFEKRILGLKKPTVLTTAQLNTPIGPMLAGLTDEGLALLEFTDPERLTAQLLATKRWLGCTVEDGTHLLLEQLATELDEYFEGRREAFTIPLVLAGTSFERDAWGALQAIPYGETRSYAEQARSIGRAKAVRAVGRANGRNRLAIVVPCHRVIASGGRLCGYSGGLWRKQYLIELESHHAPGDAAQAAACCS
- the leuD gene encoding 3-isopropylmalate dehydratase small subunit, with translation MDAFTTHLGKVALLDWSDVNTDLIIPARYLKRVERTGYGPLLFADKKYVPGGAPEPDAPERHGPLADDFPLNRTEAKGATILVVGRNFGCGSSREHAVWAVQQAGYRALIAPIKGEGFADIFEGNAYNNGLLPIELPEADWKAIADLSRSDPDLEATIDLKAGTIHLHPSKEGEPAAISFDVSEGDRHRLLLGLDAIGETLQHDAKITSYEQQAAAWAASPGA
- the leuC gene encoding 3-isopropylmalate dehydratase large subunit, with product MPATLFEKVWNRHVVTSTEDATLLYIDRHLVHEVTSPQAFEGLRLTGRKVRRPDLTFATPDHNIPTDDQLNIKDALSRRQVEALRANCREFGVRLYDVGSGHQGIVHVVGPELGITLPGLTIVCGDSHTSTHGAFGALAFGIGTSEVEHVLATQTLWQGLRPKSYGIEVTGRLAPGLEPKDIILAIIRAIGTGGGTGTVFEYYGPAIEALSMEGRMTICNMSIEAGARAGMIGPDDTTFAFLSREDRPFAPKGAAFDAAVKDWQAIRTDDPSAFDKHLTIDASSLVPQVTWGTNPGMTVDVTGVIPDPNDVPFASREDAERALAYMGLKPGTPINEIPVDVVFIGSCTNGRIEDLRSAAAVLQGRKVCPSVRAMVVPGSEAVRAQAEAEGLGRIFTEAGAEWRMSGCSMCLAMNPDKLTPGQRSASTSNRNFEGRQGPGGRTHLVSPAMAAAAAVAGHFTDVRTLLNGGN
- a CDS encoding DUF1559 domain-containing protein, which codes for MNPAVRNRTRRSGFTLIELLVVIAIIGVLIALLLPAVQSAREAARRSQCINNLKQLALAANNYESTYGSLPPGNLNQRWAGGGNRWYTGVNSFAFMLHFVEAGSLFEAYNFDLSMRDGANVTAAATNLSVLWCPSDPEVSELNPLHPWYDFQPPGFTQAARSYVGNRGTFWMTDFRYNTLDPCYATVTRTATGTIYDGSSVKLAEVRDGTSNTFLFSEAAFGELWPDSRKYWNRWWHSGWMEDAFFDTTAPINKAGRGKTPHSWHSVTAASSYHPGGANFAFVDGSVRFLKDTINTWQLGTDGLPIGHQYQTCGGWGYYTQGTAVPGVYQALSTRRGGEVISADQF
- the lipA gene encoding lipoyl synthase, giving the protein MPTLKASDKNAVPTSIPSLPIVGPDGRAVAEVPHRRLPSWLKRPLPASGGMGPTAQLIEELGLETICESGKCPNRSECWTRKTASFMILGEVCTRPCGFCSVPRGKPDAPASDEPDRLAEACARLGLRHVVITSVTRDDLPDGGAEHFRRCILAVRERTGAVVEVLTPDFDGDTTAIDIVLSASPEVFNHNLETVARLQRYVRRKSQYAVSLAVLNHAKHARPDLLTKSGLMLGLGETTEEVIETMSDLRDVGCDLLTIGQYLRPSPKHLPVERYLPPEEFDELGQIARSLGFLDVASGPFVRSSYHADRMAASSSGDQPSEQLAPATFPILPTSMES
- the lipB gene encoding lipoyl(octanoyl) transferase LipB, with the protein product MSTDLPPSFEVYLLGLIDFDEAQLLQQRLVYDLGESEAAGALVLCEHPPTISIGRSGSRAHIVADDEELKRLGIGVRWVNRGGGTSLHLPGQLNAYLTLDLSRAGLDLRTYIDGLHRAIIDLLAEFDLKGSARSPLPGVFIGNARVASVGVAVKRWIAYHGLTLNVGPYLEPFQILDEPGLEGRSLRLTSLEAQRQRPAPMPKVRESLIRHLEKTFGLSRHHIYTDHPMVRRKARLHAYAQSLG
- the purE gene encoding 5-(carboxyamino)imidazole ribonucleotide mutase; amino-acid sequence: MGEHSFPNAVNPMVGVVMGSTSDWETMRHASELLTSLEVPHEVRVVSAHRTPDRLVTYGREAEGRGLQVIIAGAGGAAHLPGMLAAVSELPVLGVPVESKTLQGVDSLLSIVQMPRGIPVGTLAIGAAGAANAALLAAAILARQHPAIRAALTAFRASQTESVPESPV
- a CDS encoding 5-(carboxyamino)imidazole ribonucleotide synthase translates to MSSRAGTEILLPPTALGVVGGGQLGRMFIQAAQRMGYRTVVLTDEPDSPAAQVAHEVVRGKDDDLRTLQRFITRVEAITVEFENVSSAALRWLAARIPTRPDWRAVRISQNRLREKTFLSQHGLPTAPWKPVRSEDELANALAEVGPSMILKTASSGYDGKGQVRIEQPGEAIAAWESLGRVPCVAEGVVSFMAEISVIVTRGQDGQIETFPVGMNRHERHILDSTIMPAPVGPIVSQEARDMAGTIAEAMGYVGVLCAEFFLAREGTLRVNEIAPRPHNSGHLTIEAATTSQFEQQVRALCGLPIGPTTLRSPAAMVNLLGDLWEGGSPDWSNTLKTDPSASLHLYGKGAAPIGRKMGHLTTLDPDPEAALARALAARHSSRVGQ
- a CDS encoding VWA domain-containing protein, whose amino-acid sequence is MAIACLVVAIARPQTVAGRTILAGRGVSILLAVDQSLTMTAEDVPSGDGTFITRLEAARRTIDRFIMGRPDDLIGLVGFGTYPDLICPPTLDHDVLRALLATLGPARPGENATNIGDAIAWSLQSVLETEPSERVIVLLTDGQNEPDVAATPDWLDPDEAATLVRRLGARLYTIGVGAPGGMVRVDVPGTGISYPEQLQEGYDPIALDRWAELGDGEAFSAESAEMLEQVFERINTLEQRPFTGEILTRYREEYPPWVAAALVLLALDRVASATRARRLP